One window of the Haloarcula halobia genome contains the following:
- a CDS encoding pantoate kinase produces MTTAAEAFVPGHVTGFFTVDRGSNPTETGSRGGGLALSDGVYVTVSPAEETQVELDGREMEMGAVERVLAALDATARVTGTTPLPLGAGFGVSGAMALGAALAGNAVFDRRLSYNELVTIAHGAEVQAGTGLGDVVAQARGGVPLRLEPGAPAHNYVDAIPARTRVEYHTLGELSTAEVVDGETDALTGAGERALSQVVKEPTLGTFMRASRQFSREADLLTPAVRDVVTEVNEAGGDAAMAMLGETVFALGTGLTDAGYDANVCAVAPAGAAVDPDR; encoded by the coding sequence ATGACAACGGCAGCCGAGGCCTTCGTCCCGGGCCACGTGACCGGCTTTTTCACCGTCGACCGGGGGTCGAACCCGACCGAAACGGGGTCGCGCGGTGGGGGACTGGCGCTCTCGGACGGGGTGTACGTGACCGTCAGTCCGGCCGAGGAGACGCAGGTCGAGCTCGATGGCAGGGAGATGGAGATGGGCGCGGTCGAGCGGGTCCTCGCCGCGCTGGACGCCACCGCCCGCGTGACGGGGACCACGCCGCTGCCGCTGGGGGCCGGGTTCGGCGTCTCCGGCGCGATGGCGCTCGGGGCCGCGCTGGCCGGGAACGCGGTCTTCGACCGGCGGCTCTCGTACAACGAGCTGGTGACCATCGCGCACGGTGCCGAGGTGCAGGCCGGGACGGGCCTTGGCGACGTCGTCGCCCAGGCCCGGGGCGGCGTCCCGCTCCGGCTCGAGCCCGGCGCGCCCGCTCACAACTACGTCGACGCGATTCCGGCCCGGACCCGCGTGGAGTACCACACGCTCGGCGAGCTGTCGACGGCCGAGGTGGTCGACGGCGAGACCGACGCGCTGACCGGAGCGGGCGAACGGGCGCTCTCGCAGGTCGTCAAAGAGCCGACGCTCGGGACGTTCATGCGCGCCTCGCGGCAGTTCTCACGGGAGGCCGACCTGCTCACGCCGGCGGTTCGGGACGTCGTCACCGAGGTCAACGAAGCGGGCGGGGACGCCGCGATGGCGATGCTCGGCGAGACCGTCTTCGCGCTCGGGACCGGGCTCACCGACGCCGGCTACGACGCGAACGTCTGTGCGGTCGCCCCGGCGGGCGCCGCCGTCGACCCCGACCGCTGA
- a CDS encoding UPF0175 family protein produces MPTISARLPSEEKAELDDVAALLAEDRSTTIRKALAEGLETLRIRVAVERYQSGDVSAAEAAHIADLSVAEWLDVARERNLTTQLTLSDLELDADTAAEL; encoded by the coding sequence ATGCCGACAATCAGTGCTCGACTCCCCAGCGAGGAGAAGGCGGAACTCGACGACGTGGCGGCGCTGCTCGCAGAGGACCGGTCGACGACCATCCGGAAGGCGCTGGCGGAGGGGCTCGAGACGCTGCGCATCCGGGTGGCCGTCGAGCGCTACCAGTCCGGGGACGTCTCGGCCGCGGAGGCCGCACACATCGCTGACCTCTCGGTCGCGGAGTGGCTGGACGTGGCCCGCGAGCGCAACCTCACCACGCAGCTGACGCTCTCGGACCTCGAGCTGGACGCCGACACGGCGGCGGAGCTGTGA
- a CDS encoding prefoldin subunit beta: MQGNLPPEAQEKLEELQDLQETAQQVATQKQQAESQLKESETALEELDDIDEDTTMYREVGELLVKTDFDEARDDLEEKVGNLEVRVETLEKQEQRVQEQFEDLQSELQQMLGGGPAGGPGAGA; this comes from the coding sequence ATGCAGGGTAACCTTCCGCCGGAAGCACAGGAGAAACTCGAGGAACTGCAGGACCTCCAAGAGACCGCACAGCAGGTCGCGACACAGAAACAGCAGGCCGAGTCGCAGCTGAAAGAGTCCGAGACGGCGCTCGAGGAGCTCGACGACATCGACGAGGACACGACGATGTATCGCGAGGTCGGCGAGCTGCTCGTCAAGACCGACTTCGACGAGGCCCGCGACGACCTCGAGGAGAAAGTCGGCAACCTCGAGGTCCGCGTCGAGACCCTCGAGAAGCAGGAGCAGCGCGTCCAGGAGCAGTTCGAGGACCTCCAGAGCGAGCTCCAGCAGATGCTCGGTGGCGGCCCCGCTGGCGGCCCCGGCGCCGGCGCGTAA
- a CDS encoding DUF3194 domain-containing protein, with translation MPSDDEVVQAAAEAAESVVFSRFGVSEVDDLDVTVSFEDGVLEVEVYVNAPESRLDETQVADDAALAARSAVDDLFADESE, from the coding sequence ATGCCGTCAGACGACGAGGTCGTCCAGGCGGCCGCCGAGGCCGCCGAGTCCGTCGTCTTCTCCCGGTTCGGCGTGAGCGAGGTCGACGACCTCGACGTGACCGTCTCCTTCGAGGACGGCGTCCTCGAGGTCGAGGTCTACGTCAACGCCCCGGAGAGTCGACTCGACGAGACCCAGGTCGCAGACGACGCGGCGCTGGCGGCCCGATCGGCCGTCGACGACCTCTTCGCCGACGAGTCCGAGTGA
- a CDS encoding bifunctional nuclease family protein encodes MEHEATVEGVGVGVSDEGTGTPVVLLRVREEIVPIFVSSDQAQSMQLAIDGEPFERPLTHDLLVDMVAEFGGAIDRVRIDDLADGTFYAKIDTEQYLESGRKDLVFDARPSDGIAIGLRVDCPIVVSDEVIDAAGRSPDQFETGGGGEFGG; translated from the coding sequence ATGGAACACGAGGCCACGGTGGAGGGTGTCGGTGTCGGCGTCAGCGACGAGGGGACGGGGACGCCGGTCGTCCTCCTGCGCGTCCGCGAGGAGATCGTCCCCATCTTCGTCAGTTCCGACCAGGCCCAGTCGATGCAACTGGCCATCGACGGCGAACCGTTCGAGCGGCCGCTGACACACGACCTGCTCGTGGACATGGTCGCGGAGTTCGGCGGCGCCATCGACCGGGTCCGCATCGACGACCTCGCCGACGGGACCTTCTACGCGAAGATCGACACCGAACAGTATCTCGAGTCGGGCCGCAAGGACCTGGTCTTCGACGCGCGCCCGTCCGACGGCATCGCCATCGGCCTCCGGGTGGACTGCCCGATCGTCGTCTCCGACGAGGTCATCGACGCCGCGGGGCGGTCGCCGGACCAGTTCGAGACGGGCGGTGGCGGGGAGTTCGGGGGCTGA
- a CDS encoding HAD family hydrolase, whose product MSYDSVIFDNDGVLLTLTGMDAHREGAREAFARVGVDDPDPDHIEAMSIGVSVPRLESVCAHYDLDPARFWAARDAAISAAQRTAMRAGEKRPYDDVDVLEDLTVPLGVVSSNQQATVEFAFDHFGLASRFETVRAREPTVESLRLKKPHPHYLEAALEDLDVDDSLFVGDNESDVEAAHRAGIDAAFIRRPHRVDADLEVDPEYDVRGLEDVVRIAE is encoded by the coding sequence ATGAGCTACGACTCGGTCATCTTCGACAACGACGGCGTCCTCCTGACCCTGACCGGCATGGATGCTCACCGGGAGGGGGCCCGCGAGGCGTTCGCGCGCGTCGGCGTCGACGACCCAGACCCGGACCACATCGAGGCGATGAGCATCGGCGTGTCGGTCCCCCGACTCGAGTCGGTGTGTGCCCACTACGACCTCGACCCCGCGCGGTTCTGGGCGGCCCGGGACGCGGCCATTTCGGCGGCCCAGCGCACGGCGATGCGGGCCGGCGAGAAACGGCCCTACGACGACGTCGACGTCCTCGAGGACCTGACGGTCCCCCTCGGGGTCGTCTCCTCGAACCAGCAGGCCACAGTCGAGTTCGCGTTCGACCACTTCGGTCTCGCCTCGCGGTTCGAGACGGTCCGCGCCCGCGAACCGACCGTCGAGAGCCTCCGCCTCAAAAAGCCCCATCCTCACTACCTCGAGGCGGCGCTGGAGGACCTGGACGTCGACGACTCGCTGTTCGTCGGCGACAACGAGTCCGACGTGGAGGCGGCCCACCGCGCCGGCATCGACGCCGCGTTCATCCGGCGACCCCACCGCGTCGACGCCGACCTGGAGGTCGACCCGGAGTACGACGTCCGGGGCCTCGAGGATGTGGTTCGCATCGCCGAGTGA
- a CDS encoding bacterio-opsin activator domain-containing protein, with protein MEKSAGGPRQDGDSGTDGSDRAAADAQQSPPALLETLAARVPEPVVVVGPDLDIVVANESLTDLVGLSSSVVVGEPVTWLFPSLSRAAIEENCRADTGEYLRSPSDGASGDGWVELAFDEHRWDDRTYYVGVVHDVTDRHEREQMLEQYERIVETIEDGVYTLDETFTIQTVNSAVESMTGHAAEDLVGESAMVLADESTLEEAARLAAQMQFGDQEVGTLTTELTTADGGTLPVETRFTTYDLDDDRFRQVGVVRDISERRQLEATLAALHDATRYLLHAETKSEVADHIVATATDVLDLPEASMFLFHPEENVLKQTAVSGHDGEHATTRPVTPDSGLIWDTFVDNEQVSFGPDSDLELGGGLTGTEWTGIAFPLDDHGVFFVRTDGEVDSRVRELIELLAASAQAALARVDRELTLRQRESERRSQNRELRQLEEVNAIIRRIDRVLVEAETVEAIEQAVCNQLAASELFSLAWIGRQDGTDLVPRSWAGDSARYLDSIDRSVQPEGGPPSVRTSRSERMTVVSAIGDGLRDDAWRTAAISQNYQSVISVPLQYDEFVYGVLTVYSDRSDAFGEMLQSVFAELGESIANAIRDVEARQRGAADTVLELDLSLGATDTLLVQLADALGTTVTCDGAVPHEDETTRLFIEVEGDPDVDVAETIASIVSVEAVTDLSVDDDVDRYELIVDGPTVAGTLTELTANLSSLTATARGIEVTLHLTTDVDVREFVERIQRRYPETHLAARREKTVPHRTHDGIRAALEERLTDRQLEVLKTSYLSGFFDWPRKSTGQDVAEMLDVSQPTVNRHLRVSERKLIELLFDDV; from the coding sequence ATGGAGAAGTCGGCCGGGGGGCCACGACAGGACGGGGACAGCGGCACGGATGGCAGTGATCGAGCGGCGGCGGACGCACAACAGTCACCACCGGCCCTGCTGGAGACGCTCGCGGCCCGGGTACCGGAACCGGTCGTCGTCGTCGGCCCGGACCTCGACATCGTGGTCGCGAACGAGAGTCTGACCGACCTGGTCGGGCTCTCGTCGTCGGTGGTCGTCGGCGAACCGGTGACGTGGCTCTTCCCCTCGCTCTCTCGGGCTGCCATCGAGGAGAACTGCCGTGCGGACACCGGCGAGTACCTCCGCTCGCCCAGCGACGGGGCCAGCGGCGACGGGTGGGTCGAACTCGCCTTCGACGAGCACCGCTGGGACGACCGGACGTACTACGTCGGCGTCGTCCACGACGTGACCGACCGCCACGAGCGCGAGCAGATGCTCGAGCAGTACGAGCGCATCGTCGAGACCATCGAGGACGGCGTCTACACGCTCGACGAGACGTTCACCATCCAGACGGTCAACAGCGCCGTCGAATCGATGACCGGCCACGCCGCCGAGGACCTCGTCGGCGAGAGCGCGATGGTCCTCGCCGACGAGTCGACCCTGGAGGAGGCGGCGAGACTGGCCGCACAGATGCAGTTCGGCGACCAGGAGGTCGGGACGCTGACGACGGAACTGACGACGGCGGACGGCGGGACGCTCCCGGTCGAGACGCGGTTCACGACCTACGACCTCGACGACGACCGGTTCAGACAGGTGGGCGTGGTCCGTGACATCTCCGAGCGCCGCCAGCTGGAAGCGACCCTCGCGGCGCTCCACGACGCGACGCGGTACCTGTTGCACGCAGAGACCAAATCGGAGGTCGCAGACCACATCGTCGCCACGGCGACGGACGTGCTCGACCTGCCCGAGGCCTCGATGTTCCTCTTTCACCCCGAGGAGAACGTCCTGAAACAGACCGCAGTCTCCGGCCACGATGGCGAGCACGCGACGACTCGCCCCGTCACGCCCGACAGCGGCCTCATCTGGGATACGTTCGTCGACAACGAACAGGTCTCGTTCGGCCCGGACAGCGACCTGGAACTGGGCGGGGGACTGACCGGCACCGAGTGGACGGGCATCGCCTTCCCGCTCGACGACCACGGTGTGTTCTTCGTTCGGACCGACGGGGAGGTAGACTCGCGGGTCCGCGAGCTGATCGAGCTGCTCGCTGCCAGCGCCCAGGCCGCGCTGGCCAGGGTCGACCGCGAGCTGACGCTCCGCCAGCGCGAGTCGGAACGCCGTTCCCAGAACCGTGAACTGCGCCAGCTCGAGGAGGTCAACGCCATCATCAGGCGCATCGACAGGGTGCTGGTGGAGGCCGAGACGGTCGAGGCCATCGAACAGGCCGTCTGTAACCAGCTGGCGGCGTCGGAACTGTTCTCGCTGGCCTGGATCGGCCGTCAGGACGGGACGGATTTGGTCCCCCGCTCCTGGGCCGGCGACTCCGCGCGGTACCTCGACAGCATCGACCGCTCGGTCCAGCCCGAGGGTGGCCCCCCGTCGGTCCGGACGAGCCGGTCGGAGCGGATGACTGTCGTGTCCGCCATCGGCGACGGTCTGCGCGACGATGCCTGGCGGACGGCGGCCATCTCACAGAACTACCAGTCCGTCATCAGCGTGCCGCTCCAGTACGACGAGTTCGTCTACGGTGTCCTGACGGTCTACTCCGATCGCTCGGACGCGTTCGGCGAGATGCTCCAGTCGGTGTTCGCCGAACTGGGCGAGAGCATCGCGAACGCGATACGCGACGTCGAGGCCCGTCAGCGAGGGGCCGCCGACACGGTGCTCGAACTCGACCTCTCGCTGGGTGCCACCGACACCCTGCTCGTCCAGCTGGCAGACGCCCTCGGGACCACGGTCACCTGCGACGGGGCGGTGCCCCACGAGGACGAGACGACGCGGCTGTTCATCGAGGTCGAGGGGGATCCGGACGTCGACGTGGCCGAGACCATCGCGTCCATCGTCAGCGTCGAGGCCGTCACCGATCTCTCAGTGGACGACGACGTCGACCGCTACGAACTCATCGTCGACGGTCCGACCGTCGCGGGGACCCTGACCGAACTCACGGCGAACCTCTCGTCCCTGACGGCGACGGCGCGCGGCATCGAGGTCACGCTGCACCTGACGACCGACGTCGACGTCCGGGAGTTCGTCGAGCGAATCCAGCGACGCTACCCCGAGACGCACCTCGCCGCCCGCCGGGAGAAGACGGTCCCCCACCGGACCCACGACGGTATCCGCGCGGCGCTCGAGGAGCGTCTCACCGACCGGCAGCTCGAGGTGCTGAAGACGTCGTACCTGAGCGGCTTCTTCGACTGGCCGCGCAAGAGCACCGGCCAGGACGTCGCAGAGATGCTCGACGTCTCCCAGCCGACGGTCAACCGGCACCTGCGCGTGAGCGAGCGCAAACTCATCGAGCTCCTCTTCGACGACGTCTGA
- a CDS encoding HalOD1 output domain-containing protein, producing MTETTLVYRPAPNETLSDTVVRAVADAKGVDPLDLDARVYDAVDPDALDRLFTPTGDGSARQGMVAFPMAGCRVEVQSDHAVRVTPPRSAEPAAEVRA from the coding sequence ATGACCGAAACAACACTCGTCTACCGACCCGCGCCGAACGAAACGCTCTCTGACACCGTCGTCCGTGCCGTCGCTGACGCGAAGGGCGTCGACCCGCTGGACCTGGACGCTCGCGTCTACGACGCCGTCGACCCAGACGCCCTCGACAGGCTGTTTACCCCCACAGGCGACGGGTCGGCCCGCCAGGGGATGGTCGCCTTCCCGATGGCGGGCTGTCGCGTCGAGGTCCAGAGCGACCACGCCGTCCGCGTGACCCCGCCCCGCTCGGCGGAACCCGCCGCCGAGGTCCGCGCCTGA
- the tuf gene encoding translation elongation factor EF-1 subunit alpha: MSETKPHQNLAIIGHVDHGKSTLVGRLLFETGSVPEHIIEQHREEAEEKGKGGFEFAYVMDNLAEERERGLTIDIAHQKFDTDTYFFTIVDTPGHRDFVKNMITGASQADHAVLVVAADDGVQPQTREHVFLSRTLGIEELVVAVNKMDMVEYDEDRFREVVAEVEELLNQVRFATEDASFLPISAFEGDNVAEPSENTPWYDGKTLLETLNTLPEPQPPTDAPLRLPIQDVYTISGIGTVPVGRVETGILNTGDRVSFQPSDVAGEVKTIEMHHEEVPKAGPGDNVGFNVRGIGKDDIRRGDVCGPADDPPTVAETFQAQIVVMQHPSVITEGYTPVFHAHTAQVACTFESLDQTLDPSSGEVAEENPDFIENGDAAVVTIRPQKPLSIEPSSEIPELGSFAIRDMGQTIAAGKVLSVTER; encoded by the coding sequence ATGTCCGAGACCAAGCCACACCAGAACCTGGCCATCATCGGCCACGTAGACCACGGCAAGAGCACGCTCGTCGGCCGGTTGCTCTTCGAGACCGGGAGCGTCCCCGAACACATCATCGAACAGCACCGCGAGGAGGCCGAAGAGAAGGGCAAGGGCGGCTTCGAGTTCGCCTACGTCATGGACAACCTCGCCGAGGAGCGCGAGCGGGGCCTGACGATCGACATCGCCCACCAGAAGTTCGACACCGACACGTACTTTTTCACCATCGTGGACACGCCCGGCCACCGCGACTTCGTGAAGAACATGATCACCGGCGCGAGCCAGGCCGACCACGCCGTCCTCGTCGTCGCGGCCGACGACGGCGTCCAGCCACAGACCCGCGAGCACGTCTTCCTCTCGCGGACGCTGGGCATCGAGGAACTCGTCGTCGCCGTCAACAAGATGGACATGGTCGAGTACGACGAGGACCGGTTCCGCGAGGTGGTCGCGGAGGTAGAGGAGTTGCTCAATCAGGTCCGCTTTGCCACCGAGGACGCCTCGTTCCTGCCCATCTCGGCGTTCGAGGGCGACAACGTCGCCGAACCGTCCGAGAACACGCCGTGGTACGACGGGAAGACGCTCCTGGAGACGCTCAACACCCTGCCCGAGCCACAGCCGCCGACGGACGCGCCGCTGCGCCTGCCCATCCAGGACGTCTACACGATCTCGGGTATCGGGACCGTCCCGGTCGGCCGCGTCGAGACCGGCATCCTCAACACCGGCGACAGGGTCTCCTTCCAGCCGTCGGACGTCGCCGGCGAGGTCAAGACAATCGAGATGCACCACGAGGAGGTCCCGAAGGCGGGCCCCGGCGACAACGTCGGGTTCAACGTCCGCGGGATCGGCAAGGACGACATCCGGCGTGGCGACGTCTGTGGCCCGGCCGACGACCCGCCGACGGTCGCCGAGACCTTCCAGGCCCAGATCGTCGTGATGCAACATCCCTCGGTCATCACCGAGGGCTACACGCCGGTCTTCCACGCTCACACGGCACAGGTCGCCTGTACGTTCGAGTCGCTGGACCAGACACTCGACCCCTCCTCCGGCGAGGTCGCCGAAGAGAATCCGGACTTCATCGAGAACGGCGACGCCGCCGTGGTCACCATCCGTCCGCAGAAGCCGCTGAGCATCGAGCCCTCGTCGGAGATTCCGGAACTGGGTTCCTTTGCCATCCGCGACATGGGCCAGACTATCGCAGCGGGGAAGGTGCTGTCGGTCACCGAGCGCTGA
- a CDS encoding DUF1328 family protein, whose translation MGFDHAVQSAVSAGHVPVLQFGGGFVELAILFLILALVAALLGARGVAGLSMAIAKWLVIIFIVLAVVSVLL comes from the coding sequence ATGGGATTCGACCACGCGGTCCAGAGCGCCGTTTCGGCCGGGCACGTGCCGGTACTCCAGTTCGGCGGTGGATTCGTCGAGCTCGCTATCCTCTTCCTGATTCTCGCGCTCGTCGCGGCACTCCTCGGCGCGCGTGGCGTCGCGGGACTCAGCATGGCGATAGCGAAGTGGCTCGTCATCATCTTCATCGTGCTCGCCGTCGTCTCCGTCCTGCTCTGA
- a CDS encoding (R)-citramalate synthase gives MSQHTLFGDHPATRPLEDVGEVQFLDTTLRDGEQAPGVSLTPDDKARIARKLDEAGVDVIEAGSACTGPGERETISRVAELDLDAAVTSFSRGIRNDIDLALECGVDGVALVVPASDKHVEQKVGTSKQDNVHNTVDLVEYAKDHGLWVEVIGEDGSRADLDYLEELLGSALDAGADRICWADTVGHATPDRALESVSRLSELGPVSTHTHDDLGLAVMNALTSVAAGADMVHGTINGIGERAGNVALEEVAIALSHGYGVETMELTEVYDLAELIANRTGIPLAPNKAVVGQNAFTHESGIHTDGTLKDDSMYEPYPPEKVGRERRLALGKHAGRAGVKAALDEHDVEVTDDQLAQIVARVKEIGDRGKRVTDADLLTIADDVTGQATDRRVELLGLTAVSGSDTPTASVRLSVDGEERKEASVGSGPVDAAMNATETALSHAADATLEDYHVDAITGGTDAVVTVEIEMSRGDDHVAVSASDSDITRASVRAMVDAMDRLMADEGEPLVADD, from the coding sequence GTGAGTCAGCACACACTGTTCGGGGACCACCCAGCGACGCGTCCCCTCGAAGACGTCGGCGAGGTACAGTTTCTGGATACGACCCTGCGCGACGGCGAGCAGGCCCCCGGCGTCTCGCTGACGCCCGACGACAAGGCCCGCATCGCCCGCAAACTCGACGAGGCCGGCGTCGACGTCATCGAGGCCGGCAGCGCGTGTACCGGGCCCGGCGAGCGCGAGACCATCTCGCGGGTCGCCGAACTCGACCTGGACGCGGCCGTGACGAGTTTCTCTCGCGGCATCCGAAACGACATCGACCTCGCCCTGGAATGTGGCGTCGACGGCGTCGCTCTCGTCGTCCCTGCCAGCGACAAGCACGTCGAGCAGAAGGTCGGCACCTCGAAGCAGGACAACGTCCACAACACGGTCGACCTCGTCGAGTACGCGAAGGACCACGGCCTGTGGGTCGAGGTCATCGGCGAGGACGGCTCCCGTGCCGACCTCGACTACCTCGAGGAACTGCTCGGCTCGGCGCTCGACGCCGGCGCGGACCGCATCTGCTGGGCCGACACCGTCGGCCACGCCACGCCGGACCGCGCGCTCGAGAGCGTCTCCCGGCTCTCCGAGCTGGGTCCGGTCAGCACCCACACCCACGACGACCTGGGGCTGGCCGTGATGAACGCCCTCACGTCGGTGGCCGCGGGCGCGGACATGGTCCACGGCACCATCAACGGCATCGGCGAACGCGCGGGCAACGTCGCCCTCGAAGAGGTCGCCATCGCGCTCTCGCATGGCTACGGCGTCGAGACGATGGAACTGACCGAGGTGTACGACCTCGCCGAACTCATCGCCAACCGCACGGGCATCCCGCTGGCCCCGAACAAGGCCGTCGTCGGTCAGAACGCTTTCACCCACGAGTCGGGCATCCACACCGACGGCACGCTGAAAGACGACTCGATGTACGAGCCGTACCCGCCGGAGAAGGTGGGCCGCGAGCGACGGCTCGCCCTGGGCAAGCACGCCGGGCGGGCCGGCGTGAAGGCCGCGCTCGACGAACACGACGTCGAGGTCACAGACGACCAGCTGGCCCAGATCGTCGCCCGGGTCAAGGAGATCGGCGACCGGGGCAAGCGCGTCACCGACGCGGACCTGCTTACCATCGCCGACGACGTCACCGGCCAGGCCACGGACCGCCGCGTCGAGCTCCTGGGGCTCACGGCGGTCTCCGGGTCCGACACCCCGACGGCGAGCGTCCGTCTCTCGGTCGACGGCGAGGAGCGCAAGGAGGCCTCGGTTGGCTCGGGCCCGGTCGACGCCGCGATGAACGCCACCGAGACGGCGCTGTCCCACGCCGCGGACGCGACGCTCGAGGACTACCACGTCGACGCCATCACCGGCGGCACCGACGCCGTCGTCACCGTCGAGATAGAGATGTCCCGCGGCGACGATCACGTGGCCGTCTCCGCGAGCGACTCTGACATAACACGCGCGTCCGTGCGCGCGATGGTAGACGCCATGGACCGCCTGATGGCCGACGAGGGCGAACCGCTGGTCGCCGACGACTGA
- a CDS encoding DUF192 domain-containing protein, producing MRIVHDPAGAARPLATDVERADSLFQQGRGLMLRRSIPDDYGLVFPFDRVGRRSIHMLFVRFPIDVVWVADDEVTAVRTMHPWRSFGWAKADTVLELPAGAAEDVAVGDTVVVES from the coding sequence ATGCGCATCGTCCACGACCCGGCGGGAGCGGCCCGGCCACTGGCTACCGACGTCGAGCGGGCCGACTCGCTGTTCCAGCAGGGCCGCGGGCTGATGCTCCGCCGGTCGATACCCGACGACTACGGTCTCGTGTTCCCCTTCGACCGGGTCGGCCGGCGCTCTATTCACATGCTGTTCGTCCGGTTTCCCATCGACGTGGTGTGGGTCGCCGACGACGAGGTCACAGCGGTCAGGACGATGCACCCCTGGCGCTCGTTCGGGTGGGCGAAAGCCGACACGGTCCTGGAACTGCCCGCCGGGGCGGCCGAGGACGTGGCGGTCGGGGACACCGTCGTCGTCGAGTCCTGA
- a CDS encoding PAS domain S-box protein — protein MARLFGVRGERLSRSTGVTGKRWRWLGGLVLLVPGIAVGIATVVQLFNSEAPARWRLVTGAALFCLSLPLVVGAAWLATSDYEPADVKRVVSWSLAGSLPITALALVVVGYQQAHGVSVAQPLLVTAWVAGTGAVGGLLTGVYDVSRERERVRSTRAENRLSAIVEASPVAVIAIDSDGIVQTWSSGAERLFGWTAGEVLGEPYPLVPEDRREEFRRHKQRVDKGYVIDGIETQRQRKDGALVDVSLWSAPINDPDESVSGHMIAIADVTDRKQREQQLAVLERVLRHDIRNTVNVIEGRGDLLLRELDDEANLSAASRIVERARRLERLSEKARDVTNVLRGGENAGVVDVVDLVREQRRRIGREYPDCDIRLDAPSSATVSGDQRLGIAIREAVENAVVHGYRETPDGEPAYVSLEVRHEDEYVVVTVTDTGPGIPERERKPLSAETETSLQHGSGIGLWSIHWLVRSIGGEVTISDRDPHGAVVTLQLPEAPESLLIPDSRRTD, from the coding sequence ATGGCTCGGCTGTTCGGTGTACGGGGTGAGAGGCTATCCCGCTCGACGGGGGTGACGGGAAAGCGCTGGCGATGGCTCGGTGGCCTGGTGTTGCTCGTCCCCGGTATCGCGGTCGGTATCGCAACTGTCGTACAGCTGTTCAACTCCGAGGCCCCGGCGCGCTGGCGACTCGTGACCGGGGCCGCGCTCTTCTGTCTCAGTCTCCCGCTCGTCGTCGGCGCCGCCTGGCTCGCCACGAGTGACTACGAGCCGGCAGACGTCAAGCGCGTCGTCTCCTGGTCGCTGGCCGGTTCGCTCCCCATTACGGCCCTGGCGCTGGTGGTCGTCGGCTACCAGCAGGCACACGGCGTCTCGGTGGCCCAACCGCTGCTGGTCACCGCGTGGGTCGCGGGGACGGGAGCGGTCGGCGGGTTGCTCACCGGCGTCTACGACGTCAGCCGGGAACGCGAGCGGGTCCGCAGTACCCGCGCCGAGAACCGACTCAGCGCCATCGTCGAAGCCTCGCCCGTTGCCGTCATCGCCATCGACAGCGACGGCATCGTCCAGACGTGGTCGAGCGGGGCCGAGCGGCTGTTTGGCTGGACGGCCGGGGAGGTGCTGGGCGAACCGTATCCGCTCGTCCCGGAGGACCGCCGCGAGGAGTTCCGCCGGCACAAACAGCGCGTCGACAAGGGGTACGTCATCGACGGCATCGAAACGCAGCGACAGCGCAAGGACGGGGCGCTCGTCGACGTGAGCCTCTGGTCGGCCCCCATCAACGACCCCGACGAGTCGGTGTCCGGACACATGATCGCCATCGCGGACGTGACCGACCGGAAACAGCGCGAACAGCAACTCGCGGTGCTCGAGCGCGTCCTCCGCCACGACATCCGGAACACGGTCAACGTCATCGAGGGGCGGGGCGACCTTCTCCTACGGGAACTCGACGACGAGGCGAACCTGTCGGCGGCCAGCCGCATCGTCGAGCGGGCCCGGCGGCTCGAACGGCTCAGCGAGAAGGCCCGCGACGTGACCAACGTGCTCCGGGGCGGCGAGAACGCCGGCGTCGTCGACGTCGTCGACCTGGTCCGGGAACAGCGCCGGCGCATCGGCCGGGAGTACCCCGACTGTGACATCCGTCTGGACGCGCCGTCGTCGGCCACCGTCTCCGGCGACCAGCGCCTGGGCATCGCCATCCGCGAGGCCGTCGAGAACGCCGTCGTCCACGGCTACCGGGAGACGCCGGACGGGGAGCCGGCCTACGTCAGTCTCGAGGTGCGACACGAGGACGAGTACGTCGTCGTCACCGTCACCGACACCGGGCCGGGGATTCCCGAGCGGGAACGCAAACCGCTGTCCGCCGAGACGGAGACGAGCCTCCAGCACGGTAGCGGCATCGGCCTCTGGTCGATTCACTGGCTGGTCCGCAGCATCGGCGGCGAGGTGACCATCTCCGACCGCGATCCCCACGGTGCGGTCGTGACCCTCCAGCTTCCGGAAGCGCCCGAGTCGCTCCTGATCCCCGATAGCCGGCGGACAGATTGA